One genomic window of Parasteatoda tepidariorum isolate YZ-2023 chromosome 9, CAS_Ptep_4.0, whole genome shotgun sequence includes the following:
- the LOC139426450 gene encoding myb-like protein X → MCLTRITEERIRREELEKQERREELERQERREELERERQERREELERQERREELERQHQLELRKLELEANSQIQHQNRPVSGETNHKIQILQITPKFNEGKDEMSLYLINFERRAEIAQIPKDEWVPYLLSVVPPDISNMLARESPNDANNYDFVKELILKQYKLNAEELKQNFYRHFKSPEKSWRNFAQELNCYFSEWVSEAKITTFDDLKSLMVTEQMKRHVPNDMRDHFLEDWMELNSYSKLAGKLDDYESLKNSFKEKSVSYNRSNQDDSWRSLNQSDTRTEEKLTWQKNNVKENVREREFERRRQLRCYECGSYDHLRPQCPKAKTNSETVASLHVSESRFPDIMTPYTSIGVVNGVGISILRDTGATLDLIPRRFVKPEMYTGESVWIKTPIQEESFCFPLAEVELNCKLGKVVTKAAVLGDSLDKGYYLLGNKTAALLENSFEVPMISAVMTRKQEKMNERREVENKDNVQLGIVDSNEHIVTSDQTAKNDDLLTEKIRDYNFTVYFPVYFPLLFYFPIYR, encoded by the coding sequence ATGTGTTTGACTCGTATAACGGAGGAGAGAATTAGGcgagaagaacttgaaaaacaaGAACGGCGAGAAGAACTTGAAAGACAAGAACGGCGAGAAGAACTTGAAAGAGAAAGACAAGAACGGCGAGAAGAACTTGAAAGACAAGAACGGCGAGAAGAACTTGAACGGCAACATCAATTGGAATTGCGTAAACTCGAATTAGAAGCAAATTCTCAAATTCAGCACCAAAACAGACCGGTATCAGGtgaaacaaatcataaaatacagattttacaAATAACACCAAAATTTAATGAAGGTAAAGATGAAATGTCGTTGTATCTGATAAATTTTGAACGTCGAGCAGAAATTGCACAAATTCCTAAAGATGAATGGGTGCCTTACCTATTGAGCGTAGTACCACCCGACATTTCAAATATGTTGGCGAGAGAGTCTCCTAATGATGCCAATAACTACGACTTTGTAAAAGAATTGATTCTTAAACAATATAAGCTTAATGCAGAGgaactcaaacaaaatttttatcgaCATTTTAAATCACCTGAAAAATCTTGGCGAAATTTTGCACAAgaattaaattgctattttagcgAATGGGTTTCTGAAGCAAAAATTACCACTTTCGATGATCTTAAGAGTTTGATGGTTACCGAGCAAATGAAACGTCATGTACCAAATGACATGAGAGATCATTTTCTTGAAGATTGGATGGAATTGAATTCTTATTCCAAATTAGCCGGAAAATTGGACGactatgaaagtttaaaaaacagtttcaagGAAAAGTCTGTGTCTTATAATCGAAGTAACCAAGATGATTCTTGGCGATCTCTGAACCAAAGTGATACCAGAACTGAAGAAAAGTTGACTTGgcagaaaaataatgttaaagaaaatgttcGCGAAAGAgaatttgaaagaagaagaCAGCTTAGATGCTATGAATGTGGTTCTTATGATCATCTACGCCCTCAATGTCCCAAGGCGAAAACAAATTCTGAAACTGTGGCTTCGCTTCACGTTTCGGAATCAAGGTTTCCTGATATAATGACACCATATACGAGCATTGGCGTGGTAAATGGCGTTGGCATTTCAATACTACGAGACACTGGCGCAACCTTGGATTTAATTCCTAGGAGATTTGTAAAACCTGAAATGTACACGGGTGAATCTGTTTGGATAAAAACTCCAATACAGGAAGAATCATTTTGTTTTCCATTAGCCGAAGTTGAATTAAACTGTAAGTTAGGAAAAGTGGTTACTAAGGCAGCTGTATTAGGTGATTCTCTTGATAAAGGGTATTATTTATTGGGTAACAAAACGGCTGCTCTATTGGAAAATTCGTTTGAAGTCCCAATGATAAGTGCTGTAATGACtcgaaaacaagaaaaaatgaatgaaaggagggaagtagaaaataaagataatgtaCAGCTCGGTATAGTCGATTCCAATGAACACATCGTTACTTCTGATCAAACGGCGAAAAACGATGACTTACTCACTGAAAAGATTCGTGACTacaattttactgtttattttcctgtttattttcctttactgttttattttcctatataccgataa